The stretch of DNA GGACATGGACTGAGCATCGCAGCAGGATTAGCTCTCTCTAAAAAATTTAAAAAATCAAAAGACATAATCTATTGCCTTACTTCAGATGGAGAATTAAACGAAGGCAGCACATGGGAAGCAGCACAATTTATCACACACCATAACCTAAACAACCTTCTATGGTTTATAGATAAAAATAACCTACAAGGATTCGGAACAACTAAAAAAGTTATGAATCCCTTTTCTCTTGCGGATAAATGCAAAGCCTTTGGATTCGAAGTATGGGAAACAGAAGGGCATAACTTTAATGCTTTAGCAGAATCTACAAAATACCATATAAAAAAACCAACTGCTATTATATGCAATACCGTGAAAGGAAACGGATGGAATGGAAAAGCAAATACACTAGAATGCCATTACCTACCATTCCAAGAAAATCAATTTGAAGAAA from Chitinophagaceae bacterium encodes:
- a CDS encoding transketolase; protein product: MLPKKTHNYLVEKNFFVKKRFLALYKKANAGHIGSSLSCSEILVFIFFHLMKETDEFVLSKGHAAAALYSVLTEKEIITEKAVNTFYENATYFPAHPPAGKIDKILFATGSLGHGLSIAAGLALSKKFKKSKDIIYCLTSDGELNEGSTWEAAQFITHHNLNNLLWFIDKNNLQGFGTTKKVMNPFSLADKCKAFGFEVWETEGHNFNALAESTKYHIKKPTAIICNTVKGNGWNGKANTLECHYLPFQENQFEEIMQVIEQEYKLNILL